From a single Drosophila sulfurigaster albostrigata strain 15112-1811.04 chromosome 3, ASM2355843v2, whole genome shotgun sequence genomic region:
- the LOC133845619 gene encoding sodium-independent sulfate anion transporter isoform X2: MPLKSLSVLLPGIKWLHGYTAQDAVADLIAGITVGLTVLPQGLAYATLAGLEPQYGLYSSFVGGIVYAMLGSCRQVTIGPTALLALMTSRHTGFGLDSGPAYGILLCLISGVVELGMAVLKLGALVDLISLPVTVGFTSATAVIIGTSQLKGLLGLRGGSGSDFINTMRSVFGNLSQVRRGDLTLGLVSISVLLLLRRLKTVKVAQRVRNLRAQQLLSGSIWVVSTGRNALVVLVSSVLAYSQCKSQDSCPFILTGKVKSGLPSLALPKFETTILGKNGTEVPQTFEQMLSELGPSMLILPIIAVLGNVAISKAFGGAGLSPTRELVALSLSNICGAFCSSMPVTGSFSRSAVNHASGVRTPIGGCYTSVLVLLALSLLAPYFQYIPKAALSAVIISAVIFMIEFEVIRPLWRCSRRELLPGAITFVMSLAIGVEIGLLLGVGADVAFLVYRAARPVLSVSKLQTINGMSYILIRPKHSSLYFPAIEWVRSGISKALSTHGTAPVVLDCAHVHDFDFTAARGMGSLYKELAKANVPLFLMSAHKDISVILKESTNIDFPTIDCPNDLESLVEQMPDFELHLQVTAPLVESKMLQTVEANATELSKLTTSSA, translated from the exons ATGCCGCTGAAGAGTTTGAGTGTTTTGTTGCCGGGAATTAAATGGCTCCACGGCTACACCGCACAGGATGCGGTGGCCGATTTGATTGCTGGCATTACGGTGGGTCTAACAGTACTGCCCCAAGGATTGGCCTATGCAACGCTGGCGGGCTTGGAGCCACAGTATGGACTGTACTCATCGTTCGTGGGCGGTATAGTCTATGCGATGCTGGGTAGTTGTCGCCAGGTGACAATTGGACCAACAGCACTGCTGGCGTTAATGACTAGCCGGCATACAGGTTTCGGCCTCGACTCTGGCCCAGCTTATGGCATACTTTTGTGCCTTATTTCGGGCGTGGTGGAGCTGGGAATGGCTGTGTTGAAGTTGGGTGCGCTGGTGGATCTCATTTCGTTGCCCGTAACCGTGGGCTTTACATCTGCGACGGCTGTCATCATTGGCACATCGCAGCTGAAGGGTTTGCTCGGTCTACGCGGCGGCTCTGGCTCTGATTTCATCAATACGATGCGCTCTGTCTTTGGAAATCTATCGCAAGTGCGTCGCGGTGATCTTACTCTAGGATTGGTATCCATCagtgtgctgctgctgttaagG AGATTAAAGACGGTCAAAGTGGCGCAGCGCGTGAGAAATCTTCGTGCCCAACAGCTGCTTAGTGGCAGTATCTGGGTGGTATCCACAGGTCGCAATGCTCTTGTTGTGCTCGTCTCCAGCGTGCTTGCCTACAGCCAATGCAAGTCCCAGGACAGCTGCCCGTTTATCTTGACAGGGAAAGTGAAGAGTGGCTTACCCAGCCTGGCACTACCCAAATTCGAGACCACAATTCTTGGCAAGAATGGCACAGAGGTGCCGCAGACCTTTGAACAAATG CTGTCAGAACTCGGACCTTCCATGCTGATATTGCCTATCATTGCAGTGTTGGGAAATGTGGCCATTTCAAAGGCATTTGGAGGTGCTGGTTTGAGTCCAACGCGAGAGTTGGTTGCACTCTCGTTGAGCAACATTTGTGGTGCCTTCTGCAGTTCAATGCCCGTTACCGGATCTTTTTCCCGAAGCGCTGTCAATCATGCAAGTGGTGTGCGCACTCCAATTGGCGGCTGCTATACAAGTGTCTTGGTGCTGTTAGCATTAAGTCTGCTGGCTCCGTATTTTCAATACATTCCCAAGGCGGCACTCAGTGCTGTCATCATTTCGGCTGTGATCTTTATGATCGAATTCGAGGTCATCCGTCCGTTGTGGCGTTGCAGTCGCCGTGAACTGTTGCCGGGTGCAATTACATTTGTGATGAGCCTTGCGATTGGCGTTGAGATCGGTCTGCTGCTTGGCGTGGGCGCTGATGTTGCGTTCCTTGTCTATCGTGCCGCACGTCCAGTGTTGAGTGTGTCCAAGTTGCAGACCATCAATGGCATGAGCTATATTTTAATACGTCCCAAGCACAGTTCTCTCTACTTTCCGGCCATTGAGTGGGTAAGATCGGGCATCTCCAAAGCGCTCTCTACTCATGGCACTGCACCCGTTGTCCTCGACTGCGCTCATGTCCATG ATTTCGATTTTACGGCTGCTCGTGGTATGGGCTCGCTTTACAAGGAACTGGCTAAGGCCAATGTGCCATTGTTTCTTATGAGCGCTCACAAGGATATTAGTGTTATCCTTAAGGAGTCTACGAACATTGACTTTCCCACGATAGACTGTCCTAATGATTTGGAGAGCTTGGTAGAACAAA
- the LOC133845619 gene encoding sodium-independent sulfate anion transporter isoform X1, with translation MSQRRARRMPLKSLSVLLPGIKWLHGYTAQDAVADLIAGITVGLTVLPQGLAYATLAGLEPQYGLYSSFVGGIVYAMLGSCRQVTIGPTALLALMTSRHTGFGLDSGPAYGILLCLISGVVELGMAVLKLGALVDLISLPVTVGFTSATAVIIGTSQLKGLLGLRGGSGSDFINTMRSVFGNLSQVRRGDLTLGLVSISVLLLLRRLKTVKVAQRVRNLRAQQLLSGSIWVVSTGRNALVVLVSSVLAYSQCKSQDSCPFILTGKVKSGLPSLALPKFETTILGKNGTEVPQTFEQMLSELGPSMLILPIIAVLGNVAISKAFGGAGLSPTRELVALSLSNICGAFCSSMPVTGSFSRSAVNHASGVRTPIGGCYTSVLVLLALSLLAPYFQYIPKAALSAVIISAVIFMIEFEVIRPLWRCSRRELLPGAITFVMSLAIGVEIGLLLGVGADVAFLVYRAARPVLSVSKLQTINGMSYILIRPKHSSLYFPAIEWVRSGISKALSTHGTAPVVLDCAHVHDFDFTAARGMGSLYKELAKANVPLFLMSAHKDISVILKESTNIDFPTIDCPNDLESLVEQMPDFELHLQVTAPLVESKMLQTVEANATELSKLTTSSA, from the exons ATGTCGCAAAG AAGAGCTCGTAGAATGCCGCTGAAGAGTTTGAGTGTTTTGTTGCCGGGAATTAAATGGCTCCACGGCTACACCGCACAGGATGCGGTGGCCGATTTGATTGCTGGCATTACGGTGGGTCTAACAGTACTGCCCCAAGGATTGGCCTATGCAACGCTGGCGGGCTTGGAGCCACAGTATGGACTGTACTCATCGTTCGTGGGCGGTATAGTCTATGCGATGCTGGGTAGTTGTCGCCAGGTGACAATTGGACCAACAGCACTGCTGGCGTTAATGACTAGCCGGCATACAGGTTTCGGCCTCGACTCTGGCCCAGCTTATGGCATACTTTTGTGCCTTATTTCGGGCGTGGTGGAGCTGGGAATGGCTGTGTTGAAGTTGGGTGCGCTGGTGGATCTCATTTCGTTGCCCGTAACCGTGGGCTTTACATCTGCGACGGCTGTCATCATTGGCACATCGCAGCTGAAGGGTTTGCTCGGTCTACGCGGCGGCTCTGGCTCTGATTTCATCAATACGATGCGCTCTGTCTTTGGAAATCTATCGCAAGTGCGTCGCGGTGATCTTACTCTAGGATTGGTATCCATCagtgtgctgctgctgttaagG AGATTAAAGACGGTCAAAGTGGCGCAGCGCGTGAGAAATCTTCGTGCCCAACAGCTGCTTAGTGGCAGTATCTGGGTGGTATCCACAGGTCGCAATGCTCTTGTTGTGCTCGTCTCCAGCGTGCTTGCCTACAGCCAATGCAAGTCCCAGGACAGCTGCCCGTTTATCTTGACAGGGAAAGTGAAGAGTGGCTTACCCAGCCTGGCACTACCCAAATTCGAGACCACAATTCTTGGCAAGAATGGCACAGAGGTGCCGCAGACCTTTGAACAAATG CTGTCAGAACTCGGACCTTCCATGCTGATATTGCCTATCATTGCAGTGTTGGGAAATGTGGCCATTTCAAAGGCATTTGGAGGTGCTGGTTTGAGTCCAACGCGAGAGTTGGTTGCACTCTCGTTGAGCAACATTTGTGGTGCCTTCTGCAGTTCAATGCCCGTTACCGGATCTTTTTCCCGAAGCGCTGTCAATCATGCAAGTGGTGTGCGCACTCCAATTGGCGGCTGCTATACAAGTGTCTTGGTGCTGTTAGCATTAAGTCTGCTGGCTCCGTATTTTCAATACATTCCCAAGGCGGCACTCAGTGCTGTCATCATTTCGGCTGTGATCTTTATGATCGAATTCGAGGTCATCCGTCCGTTGTGGCGTTGCAGTCGCCGTGAACTGTTGCCGGGTGCAATTACATTTGTGATGAGCCTTGCGATTGGCGTTGAGATCGGTCTGCTGCTTGGCGTGGGCGCTGATGTTGCGTTCCTTGTCTATCGTGCCGCACGTCCAGTGTTGAGTGTGTCCAAGTTGCAGACCATCAATGGCATGAGCTATATTTTAATACGTCCCAAGCACAGTTCTCTCTACTTTCCGGCCATTGAGTGGGTAAGATCGGGCATCTCCAAAGCGCTCTCTACTCATGGCACTGCACCCGTTGTCCTCGACTGCGCTCATGTCCATG ATTTCGATTTTACGGCTGCTCGTGGTATGGGCTCGCTTTACAAGGAACTGGCTAAGGCCAATGTGCCATTGTTTCTTATGAGCGCTCACAAGGATATTAGTGTTATCCTTAAGGAGTCTACGAACATTGACTTTCCCACGATAGACTGTCCTAATGATTTGGAGAGCTTGGTAGAACAAA